The genomic stretch aaaaaggaaaatacaTATCACTTTCGCAAAATACTTTCTAGAGATATTGATTCTTCCAACATTAAAAGTACATAAATATAAAAATTGGTTTACAATAGTTTTTTCACACCAACAATGACGTACAATAACCCATCTACTAACCGACAATTCCTCATAAGGTTATTAAATTACGGGTAATTATGAGTAAAACTATATTATCCATTATCATAAATAATCTACAAAATATTATATTTACGTATTACATATAGAGTTAGAATTGGAAACCAACTACTCCATCTGATCTCTCCATGCATAGTTTATATATACAATATAATGATCAACCTCTTTTTCTTTATGCGATGTATACAAAACTTTTAATAGGCACTTGTCCACGACATATACTCCCTTCTTTCCAATTATTTAATCAAAGGCGAAGCAAATAATTGGGACGAAATCAAAAGCGAAACAACTAATTGGAACAAAGGGAGTATATAATTGAAAGTGCATAGTGTGGATCGCTGAACAATACTAAGATGATAAGATGCACTCCACTTCAGCCATTATCATATACGGATGTAAAAGATTTGTATTAGAAAAATTGCATCATTAGTACACTCCATAGACTTGTGCACCATAAAATATTGTCAAGCTTTATatcttatttatttacttttaaaaaaTATCGGGGCGCTATTGTACTAAAAAACGTATCATCTTGCTACGATCGACAAAACTCATCATCATAATCTAAGAGATTATAGTAAGAATATCATCTAtctcaaaaaaatttctaaaaaaaaaaagttaattaaACAATTCCAATTCTACAATAAGAGACATACACATTTAAATTAAACACCAAAACATCTGATCAGATCGTCTAAAAAACCTATGCATATTAGTTAGACTTTAATATACAATCCATAAAATTGAAAAGATTTTCTTAAGAAGAAGATATAATTACCGACTTACCGTTAATAACATTGACATGGTAATACAGGGTAAAAACTACTGATATTATTGTTGATTTGGCAATGATTCAATACCGATGTTCATTTTCCTTCATTGTTGTTAAACTCCCGATCCGGAtcgtaggatcttacgattctacgatccaaaAAGTGGTGACCGGTCCCGATCCTAGGTAGGATCTTAAttttgtaggatcttacgattcaaCGTGTGTCAAATTTTTTTAAGTAGAATCTGAACCCGATCCTACGATTATACGACCCGATCCTACATtattaaaatttcaattttttcagTTATTAAAATTTTATATAGAACTTTTAAGATAGAAATCTACTATAAAAGAGAATAATTAGTAGGCACATCGTAAGATAAAAGTGGTTTTTGAGATTTAAGCACGAGATTTTAACATATTTTGATAACACAATTACGTATTTTAGTTaatttgtaggatcttacgattctacgatccgatcctACCGATCTGATCCTAGGAAgctcatcgatccaaagtaggatcccgatcctaacaacattgtTTTCCTTCATTGTTTCCTCAAAAATCATAAAAGAGTACATAATTAGATCTCATTGCATAAAAAATATATATTCACTATGACAAATATTAACACGATgcattaaaacaaaaattagtCATACTCAATTTTTGGGGAGGGGGAACATTCAAAGGATAATAATATTGATCGCAGGGTTTATATATACACTAACTAATAATAGAGTTTGATTATGTGTGCAACTAAAAAATAATAATAGAGTTTGAGTATGTGTACACTTGCTATACACTGAAGAATGATTATTAGTTTGTGATAAACGGGtgatatatttttattattattaattaatttgatataGTTACAATTATTTAGCATTAtctatatttattttatttactgaGGTGTTTGACAAAGGTTGGAGACTCTAATattgctcgaaaaaagcttcctttaataatatagatagatagatagattataTTGAGTAGGATTaaaacttatttattaaaataAGGTTTACGGTAGATTGATAAACTATAAGTCGAGGACTGAATAAGCTCGTCATTACCTAATTGCGTATGTTTGCTTCTAGCAATAACATGAGTTTGAGAAAGAAAACAAATTTAAGAAAAAGTGCGTCATTGTTAACGACTTTGTTTTTTTTCCTCCACTTGTAGTAAATGTTTATCCGATTCGTGTCTTAGATAAACTTGACCATTTTAGCAAGCTGACCCGACTCGCTCGGCTAGTCGGTCGTCTTTTGAAGGCCCGCTTGATCTCGTACTCATGCCCAAACCTTCACAGGTCCGAACCACAATCACTGCCCAAACCTGAACAACCCATCACCATTTTTTTATGGAGGAAAATACTTGCGTCTTCCCGAGGATGTTCTCCCAACACCCAAAGACGAAAGACTAAAATGAGAATTAAATATTGTAAAATCTTACTTTGGGTGTAGGGAGGACGTCCTTCGCAAGGACGCAAGTATTTCTCTTTTAAGAAAATTATAGCTTGTCCACCCCGCACTAATCTCTCACGGGCATGTACAAAATCACCCTCCCCACAAGCTGATTCGGGGCCAACCCTGACCCCAACCAACGCACACCATGTTTCGATTTTGCCTTTTTAATTCTACCCATTCGACAAATAATTTCtttttttagaagaaaaaaaGACTCCATAACATTTAATTTTTGAATattgaaataaaaaaaatcctatttttttattttttttttctttctctcataaaattaattattgtcaacaaaatccaccaattttTTTCACCTCTgaatttcatttcttttttttgggaGAAAACTGaatttcaattttattttttttactgtGGGCATCAAAGATTAtaaccaaaaataaaaaaatacttTCCTCCCTTCCTTTTATTTCTTCCCCCTTTCTCCATCTATCTCTTCCCCTTTCTGCAATGTAATTTATATTTTTAATAATCATACAAACCCTAAATTACTCGATGTATAATTGATCAAAAATCAATGAATATTGTGCAGCATTGGATGTTCAAGATCAATAATTAGGTTGAAATTATATCTGGGTTTTTCATTATTTGAATAAAGTTTGAAATTTTGATTGCAAAGATCGAATCTTTTTGGTAAATTGTAGGTGGGTTTTTTTACTTTTTAATGTCTTGGTAAAAAAAGACATGAGATTGGTAAAAAATGGGGTTAGTTGATAGGTTTGATAAAGAAGAACAAGAAGGAATGTCTGAATTGGTTGCTCGTACTGGTCGTCATCAACAACGTTATGAACATGGTTGTCGTCTTGTTGCTGGGTAATGATTATGTTTGTTTTGTTATGTTGTTTAAATTACAAatcattgttttcattgatgtAAGACGGTTTCACATTGTAAGACGGTTTTGCGCGATAATTATTGTATACTGTTTGTTCTCCCCTTGGTGCCAATTATTATTTGGAGGAATGAATTTGAATTGTAATGCTTGCTTGTTGTTTTGGGGGCAGTAGTTGAATTCATATTGTAAGACCGTCTTACCCGATAATTATTGTATAATGTTTGTTCTCCCCTTGGATGCAATTATTATTTGGAGTAGTGAAATTTGAATTGTTAGGCTTGCTTGTTGTTTTGGGGTAGTTTATGATTCATATTGTAATGATTGTCGCGTTGTTGCTGGGTAATGATGATGTTCTTCCCTTGTTTTAGTTGATTTGATTTGTACAATGTTGGTTCTATTGTTCAAATTGCAATGAttgttttgattgatgtggtTGAAGTGTAATCACAATgttcacaaattatagaatagGGTGAGACGATCCTTTTATTGGTTAAGTACTCGTAATGTTTTTGTATATGAAAGCCCCGTCTAACAATAATTATTGCATAATGTTTGTTCTCCCCTTTGCTGCAATTATTGTATGGAGCTTCAATGAAACTTGGATTATAATGTTTGCTTGTTGTTTTGGGGTAGTAGTTAAATTCATTTTGTTATGTTTCGCATCCTTGTTTTTTTAGGATTTGAGATAGAACGTGCTTGTTTTCGGTTTTTTTGGTCAAGAGTTCAATACGAGGATGTCCCTTTTTGCATCCTTGTATTTTTAGGATTTGAGATAAAACGTGCTTTTATTTCGGTTCAATACGAGGATGTCCCTTTTTGTTTCTATGATGTCTAGAAGTCAATTGATTTACCGTTGGTATAGGTTATGCTATGCAGTGATAATGCTAGATTTATGTGTTTGTGTGAGTAGGTTGCATTCAAGCATTTGTGTTGTCGGGTGAATTTGGTAATTCGTAGAGTTTGTCTATGAGTCTTGTGGCCGATGATTTTCCTCATTTGCTCTTGATCTGTTTAGATTTCGAAGTTGTATCGTCCAAACTTGCATTTGTTTACATGAGAAACTAGGAATGTGGGGAGTTTTGTATATGTTGTATTGCTGTTACTGTTGCCAGACAGAAGTTTCATGGTCACTAATGGAGTGTAGGAAGTTTTCTTCATAAGCTACATATTTAGGTTGCTCTTTTTCCTTCgttctcttttgatgacaatatGATGCAATATTGCAAAACGCATTGTACTAATCAACACTTTGACCTCTGGATTGTTTTTTATGAGGGAATTGATTATATTTTTCGTGCAGCATgataatttttcatttttttgttggGGTTGTATCCAAATCGAATATTTTAGTTGGACTTCAAATTCAGCCAGGGTTACTGCTTTGTTAAAATTTCCTCTGACTTGACATGTTTAGTAGTTAATCTATCGTGAATTAGATTTACATATAAAGAAAAGTATCACTTCCATATGGTGAGAATCTGATGCTTTTCAGAACCCTCCTGCTGGGCTTGTTTGTCATAGCTATGTGACATGGTTTCTCAATTCCTACAAGGCTCATTTCAGTCATTTGATTCGCTTTGTGAAATTTTAACATTTTGCGTTATTTATTTGGTTTGCACTTGTAGGTGTATCCCTTTTAGATATAGAAGTTCCCCTGAAGGTGATGGAGAGGAATCTGAGAAGGTTGTCGAAGTTCTTATGATCAACTCAGCTAGTGGACCAGGTCTTCTGTTTCCTAAGGTAATTGATTTTAATTGATTTTCGTGTGCTTTGAGCGGGTGTAAAACTGTTTTTCTTTATACGAAACAGCCGGCAAACCAAGATGCAATGGTTATGTTGCTccatgtcttttttttttctttactgTCCTTTTGAACACACGTGTACTGATTTCAATATCCATAAATTTCTGTTCATCTGTTGATCTCTCAAAATTCATTTGGGTGGTGGGGTGGACAAGAAGAATTAGCATCAATGTATGACATGGTGGATTTACTTGGGCAGTGATTATATGCTGTACAAAATGGCAAGCACTGCTCATTTCAGGTAGTAGACGGATGAGTATTAACACGCATGGGGATCCTCTCCAGTACCCTAAAGCACTGGAGGGTCCTGTGATTTTCAATGGACTAGATTGCTTTGTCTTTTAAACATCCTATGGCCATATTATTTCATTctcattatttaaaaaaaaaaatacagtaTCCCTTCCTCCTCATCAATGGTGATCCAAGATTGTACATGTAGCCATAACTTGCCATTATCACAATTCACAAATACCCACCCCCTGAGATCCAGATGAAAGTTACCCTACCGCAACATTTGCCGTACCGTTGCCATTTTCCGAATCGTCACACCAAAAGGCCACCGTAATCCCACACTTATTTCTACCGCTTCCGTCACAAAACCACCACTATCTACTCATAATCGGTAATCGTAATCGTCACTACCAAAGAAGTAGTTTAGGCATTTCAGAGCAGCCTTAAATTTCTGCCTTATTTGTGTTCTTCAAAGTTAATTATAAGGACAAATCACgagatttgataaaaaaaaaaaaaaagatataaaaatttgataaaagAGGTGATACTGAAGGATCACCATTGATGAGGAGAAGATGATAAAAATTCGTCGAAGTGATGGAAGGCTATAGAATTGGAAGTTGAAAAAAAGAATACAGGGAGAAATGACTAAATCTATAGAAATAATAGGAAGAATAGGATGAAGTAATCTTGGCCATTGTTTTTTCTCTTCTGCCATGTGGCTCCAGATTAGGAGATTAGGAGTGTACTGGAGGTCCAGTTATTTTTACGCACTGGAGAGGAGCTGAACTCCTTTTCATTGACACTTGACATTTGTTACTTTGAACAATTCTATGCTGGTTTATCATAAGTGAGAGTAGGGTTATTAATGATATATTTGAAACTTTTGGTAGTTTTGATTGAAAAAACTGCTTTCGATTTCAGATTGTCTCTTTTAGGTACTATGGAGTATAAAGTACTTTTTCCAAAAACAGGTTTCATTTCTGAATTAGTAAAACTGAAAATTTTTTGTATGCATCTTTGGTGTTTTGGTTACCCACCCCCCAAGTGACATAATTGCATATAACGGTATAGGTTTTTATTTCTCAATAAATGGAAACTTGATATAGATTTGTGTGTTGTCGCAACTCGCAATGCCTTTCTTTTAAACAACAGAGGTATATATGGGTTGATATTCCCGTGATCATGATCATTATCGTCGCCCTAGTGAAAGATGGTAAAAAGCGGTGCAAATTTACTGCCATTCAGACGAACTATTAGGAATATAAATACTATTAGCTGGTGTATTCTTTAATTTTCCAGTGGTTCTGTCACATATTGGTTGTTTGGAGACTGTTTTACAGGTGTCAAGTAGGCCTTTTGTTGCCTTGGTTGTTGTATAAGAATCAATCTGGTTTAGTCACTTTCTGTCGGTAGAGAGTCCCTTAATTTAAAAAGGCGCACCTCAAGTGCGCCTAAAAACGCCTCGCTGCATTTAAGGTTCACCTTTTAGAAAAGGCTCACTTAACAATACActtttcatatttttttcttGTAAACCTTTAATTATGCCATTTATTTTCCCCATTATTTCTAATTTTACTCCTTTTTAGATGTTAGTCAACTTGAAAACTCCTAAAAAGGATATTGTTACCCAAAATGTTATTtggaaaatatgaattttataccAAAGATACGACGCCTCGCATCTCAAAGGCACGCACCGTCACCATAGTACCATACGCCTTGTGCCTCATTGTCTCAGCCCCCTTGCACCTCTTCAAACCAAGGCAGAGACTTGGCGTCCAAGTTTCTGGTGGGCCTACATGTACAAACGTTTGGCCCTTTGGCTTGTTCCCTTTTCCTGTTCACCTGTCAAAAATGAAGTGTTTGCATGTTCTTCTATTTGTCCTTGTGTCTAGTATGCAAAATTGGCACGTGgggaaaatgattttttttttagtgTTTGTATGGACTTCAAACTACATCTACATCTAGAATAGAGGTTTGCTTTGCTGAAATTAAGTCGCTGGTTTAGGTAGGAGAAAAAATAGAAGTTGCTTTTAAAATGTGCAGGTGTAATCTAGTTTCTTTGGGTTGAACGAAATTCGCCATCTTTTTTTCCGAGTGTTCTTGCTATTGATATGATTTTTGGGAGAGCTATTTTTTTAGCTTCACCTTAGGCTAAGGCAGGTTTAGATTGATCCCCAAATACATAATGCTAGAAGGGTCATAAACACTCGTGTTTTTCATCTTGGAGAAAACAGTTGGTGTCTCAAGCTCTACATTCATTTTAATAGaacttttttgttttttcaaacaaaaaaaggtGTCCTTTAAGGGTTGTGAATTTGTGATGACGTAGAAAGACTCAGACCCTGTTGGAGAATTATATTTGGTCTCCGATTTTCTTTGAAAGTCGTCCTGAATGTGAAGAGAGTTGAGCGAAATGGTGTTAGTGAGGAGAAGCAATACAGAATCAAACTCTGCTATCTTGAGGTTGTGCCTTGACAATTCTTATCAATGGCAGATTTTAGTATTAAGGCTGATCCCCCTGCCCGATTTTTATGCTCATATAAACTTGGACCCCCTTTGGCCCAGTGGTTTAGTGAATATTATTTCAAAACACGCTGTCAAGGTACAACTAATATGGTCCAAGTTGTTGGTCCCCTTCTTGCTACAAGTTAAGTAAGTTGGTGATATGTGGAAGCCTGGAAGGCACTATGAACAATGTCGCTAGAATCCTGCAGTTCCATGAAACAATTGTCATACCAATCGATATTAATGCTTGTAAGAATACTGGCATGTCAGTTTTTGTCATACCAATCGATTAATAAAATGTCCTTGTAACGTCAAAAATTAAACATTATTGTTCTTTTCCACCGATGCCTGAAGCAATTAATATTAATGCTTGTAAGAATATTGGCATGTCAGTTTGTCTTAGTTTTTGGTGCTGGCAGACGAAACCATTAGACTTCTCAATTGTTTTTGTCACTTATTTACTACTCGATTTATTAATTAGTTCATGTCTAATACCAGGGGGGCTGGGAAAATGACGAAACTGTCGAGGAAGCTGCAAGGCGTGAAGCGATAGAAGAAGCCGGTGTTAAAGGTGACCTTATGGTGAGCACTTTGAACTTTTTCTTAGGAATCCCTTTTTTTCGTTATGTTTTGATTTTTAAAGCACTTGGAAGTGTGCATAACACCATAACTGCATGGAAAGTCTGGATAAATGACTTAATTGATTTTGTTTATGGCTAAGTATCTGATGGAAAGCAAATGCTTTCATGAGTGTCGTCCCCCCTTGGATTTTACTTTGGTGGTAAGTTAGTGCCAACCCGTAGGGCGTAGGGTAgtttaaaaattgaaactttaaatAGCTAGCAATCAGCAGTCGTTGATTATTTGGCATTGGTAGTTTAAAACTTCGAATAGCAAGGAATCAACCTACTACTTCTTTCTGACCTTTGAATCCCTTGATTATTTGGCTAGATTAACTAATTAAGAATAATGATTCTTTCTTATGGTGGAATCTAGAAACTTATATGAGACGGTTGTTTACGTACAATCAAGTCACTTCAGCCGTATTCTTCAATTAGTGATAACCTTTAAAGACTTGGTTATACAACCGCCTTACAGAAGACTCAAGGTTGGGTTGATGTTTTATTACGTTTGATGGATACAATACTTTGATTGAGTTATTATTATAGAATTATAGATATGATTATTCATCAAGTGCTCTAAAGATGACAAGGTCATACGTCTTTATATGCGTTTTTGCTTCTTGATTCTTTCTAAACTGAGATCAGTTCTATCAAgcgataattgtgtgtatgaggtGTAAACGTCCAATTCGAGCTAGAGGTCTGATGGGTTTGAGATAGGCTAGGAAATACAAAGCTCACGTTGAGATTGATTTGATTCGATTCAATTCATTCTTCCTTTTATATTTCTCAATTTTTTCAGAAAAAGACAAAAGCTCGACTCAGATTGGGTCAAGCTTGGCTCAAGATCAGTATGGACCAAATCAGCTTTGAGGGCCAACtccttattttttattttgtgatTGTGTCATGCAGTTTTTCGATTACTTAGATAAGTTAGATGGTCTAATAGTTGTGTTTTTAAAATGAATTCTCGTCCTCCAGGGCCACCTGGGTTACTACGACTTTAAGAGCAAAACCCTGCAAGATGAATTCAGCCCTGAAGGACTATGTAAGGCTGCCATGTTTGCATTGCTTGTCAAGGAGGAGCTTCAGAATTGGCCAGAACAAAGTACTCGGCAAAGGAAGTGGTTGACAATTCCTGAAGCTCGGGAATGTTGTCGGCACCCTTGGATGCGACAGGCGCTTGTAGACGGTTTCATGAAATGGCATGCTGACAAGGTGGAATCAAGCATCGCTGATAAAGATGACGGAAGTGCTACTTCACTGGGTTCATTGTCGGAATAAACGACAGAACATTCTGGAAGAGAACATTTATGTAGGATGAGTTGGACCTATTTTTACCTCTTTGTTTCCTAGTTTTGATTCTATACCTTAGGGTTGGAGCCAAAAGGCAGTTAAATGGACTGTAACTCTTTTAGGTTTATTAACCCTTTtaaggtgttttttttttttactgtttcCCCTTGTCTTTAAGAAAGGGTTGTAATTGGCATCTTCCCTTATTTTTCTTTTGAAGTTGCAGAAAAAAAAAGCATTGGCTTTCATTTTCCACCTTTTCAATGGCCTTTTTGTTTCGACTTTAGTACTAACCGAGTTCATTTCATCATTTCATCGTTTTACCGAAAAAAAGCATGATGCTCGAGGGAATGTCGCGTACCGAAATAACTGAACAGTCCAAATCATAGACATAGACCATTTAGCAGAAGGGTCCCAACTTCATTATTTAtcaattgtttcattgttttgAAAATCGCAAGTAATTCGGGTGAAATGTTAGTAAGTTACTCGTTTCTCTGTCTCATCCATTTATTTTATGCAGAATTTCTCgtccaagaaaaaaaaaatcatacttcGCCAAATTAAATGTTTGTAAACACGAGTCACCAAAGCTAAAATAATTGTAATCTCGAGTCATTAAGCTCGAATTAAGCTAGAATTAAAAATCAGAAAGCTCCATTAAACCAAAATTGAcatcaaagcgtcttgcttgtgacgggtacatttcgtcacaagctgaagacggggtaaaatgtgacccatttaagacgaaaatgtaaccattttaccTAAAAAGTTACCAGAACAATTTCCTAAGCTATAATAATTTGTCATTAAAATGGTGACATTTaacccgtcttcagcttgtgacgaaaagtgtccgtcttcaatgagagaAAAGGATCCAAAAAAATAATGTAAAGCAATGATTATAGATAATTGATTTGACCTTGGAAAGTTAAGATGTAGGGCAAGCATACCGCTGAAACATGGAAGAATTGATTAAAAAAATGGTAGCTCATTTTTTAGCCTTCTCATTATTTAAACCGGTTGAGAGACGTGTAAATAATAATTTGTATTTGAGCTTAATATAAACAGTAAATTTGACAATTTTAGTTGATAGGATTATTTATAGAAGATATACACAATCAACGTCCCAAtatcatcatcaattcatcatataCCCCGGAGTCCGAATACcataataatagaaatattagtGGGCTTTGCTTGAATTGAGGGTAAAATGGGAGGAGTGAATAGGGAAGTGATATATAAGGTGCATATTACATGTTTGTtatgagagtaattattcacctcccgaatctattaccctcacgaaggggtaatacattacccaccatCCCCCGGGTAATGATTAAGAGAGTAAAAAGAGTAAAACATTTTCATAGTAATCATTACtctttgttccgggtgtaattccagagcagatgtttgttaccactcgtagctagtaaaacgatgtccttgcttgaatcctccttgcggtctcctgaaacgatgaacaaactgagggctcggctttggccgagcgtactcactccgacgctcaagtcagtgaacttagagagaagttgttgtaacttggctaagagtatattgtagagagataaggaagatattaccagatgaatagtggttattaggtcaatttgtggatcctttcctcaatgaaggttgaggagtatttataggcattcaccttttgtcacgtagtggccaagtggccaagtggctatcggtGAGAAgacgttgtaccctcggccgatggacccgtggcgggctcgccgagggtcttggatatgagtacgcggtttGTGTCCCTACGGGCTAGTTCtcctggccgagacccaggtgacagccgatgggctccatcggctagaccgtctaagtcgttgactttctttgtggatacccttgactttgctcaatatgttgacttggtcggcggtgcgagaatatgccccatcaatttgcccccagcgtagtctatgccgtggtatgggctccgatgtatgttgagcgtatattctcgcgcaagtatttttgcaaaatttacgtatcggcttcttctgaagcatcggcgtggttcttgttaggccgtaccatatacccccctccacatggatgcgtaaagggtatccgatgtgggaaagaaggtgacgccggccgagaccagggcCGAGAGTGCtggttatttttgattgcccccggccgtgCTTCCCGGCTTGGTCGattatgtggccggcggagagcggtACTTAGGAACtttgttgagggagatgaacagcgaagagatgtgaatgggcgtgttgaatacgcttgtAATCGTAGCATTGATTTGACATTTAACTGCAttgcgtcgattgacattccgtggttgcatatCGACACGTGTCTCGTTCggccgattggttgacgcttcatgggtcagccctgattggtccctcttcatgggcttttccctataaataggcgcttattccgtgattttggccattagtttcatttcctcaaattttcgaaaattttctcccaaaatcttcatatctctaaactttcaagggctttcttttcttccaatcttcggtcttcgatccgTGAGTGTTTTTCTttgaggtaaacaaacaaattttcttttatttcgtttgtaatttgttgtgaacatgtcttctgctgatgctggacctagtgaacctgcgtcggggggccctaggtctccttctcctgaagttgaccCTCAAATTTTGGAGTAATGGGAGGATGACGATTCctatggtgattttggtgatgatttcggtgatgaGGTGGAAAGGCCTCGTCCTAACGAAGGGAGGCGAGatgttatggatcacggcgacgctgtAAGGTCCGTTCGACCGTGCTTGGACTCATAAGCTCGCCATTGTTCAAagcgagaaatttttcgagggccattttttcttcggtggggatacaaaattgttatccctgacgagggtcaggccgtctgttgccctccaccgggccacaccggcgtgtatatgcggcatttggagtatgggctccggtttccgttgAATGAGcacgttatggccattattagagccatgaacgttgccgttgcacaactgcacccgttggctatgaggaccataatcggctttgtctggctctgtctcttcaagggagaggccccaatcggtgaatttattccgccggcttcaccatctcaaaccattttctggccgcgtcggatggtacagtgtggagATGGAGCCGGGTTATGCCTCTGTcaacaaactttcttcttgcaaggactggcaagaccggtgggtgtacgttaaggtgccggatgactatccgctgccctgcTTTTTTCCAAAGaccgagttaacttgcggtgtgagactcaggcggagcacgatagatgggtttcccggaagaagctcaaaatggatgctagcagtgtctatctccaggaggatgagaggctggccatgaggctctttgaggtggacaagagtggggtgccgaaaaaatggattcctccgacgcagatcatccttcaggatgagccgctctgccatgtcggcctcataccggccctagcacagggtgagtggggtcggtgtgaggcccatc from Silene latifolia isolate original U9 population chromosome 2, ASM4854445v1, whole genome shotgun sequence encodes the following:
- the LOC141642001 gene encoding nudix hydrolase 16, mitochondrial, with protein sequence MGLVDRFDKEEQEGMSELVARTGRHQQRYEHGCRLVAGCIPFRYRSSPEGDGEESEKVVEVLMINSASGPGLLFPKGGWENDETVEEAARREAIEEAGVKGDLMGHLGYYDFKSKTLQDEFSPEGLCKAAMFALLVKEELQNWPEQSTRQRKWLTIPEARECCRHPWMRQALVDGFMKWHADKVESSIADKDDGSATSLGSLSE